The genome window tttcttttctcacttcTCATTCTCCCTTCTCTATTCTATCTACAATCTAAACCAATGCAATTTAATTTTGCTGGTGAGGATTGATATTTGTGACTTTGTCTGTTTGAAGTTCTAAACCAATGCAAAAACAATGACGCTATGGAGCAGGGGACATTTGCCCGTGGCCTGTGCAGAAAGTTGTTGAGGGCTCTTTGCAAAGCCTTAGCTGTTTTAAGGCGTGGTCTGCTTCTCATGTGCGCAGGTGTGGAAATGAAGCAGCTCATTTGATGGCTAAGATGGCCAAAACTCTTTCGACGTGTAAGATTTGGGTGGAAGACATTCCACCCATTATTGTAGACCAAGCGCTCAAAGATGTAACAAATATGTTCTCTGTTTCGGTCAATTGAAAAGTTATCCAAgttgcttataaaaaaaaaaaaaaaaccatattggACCTTTTGGAATGTTAAAAAGGGTTGTTGGGAAAGGAAAGAGTACTGTTGATGAGCTACAGTCCTAATGTGTTAAATGTGGAGCATTTGGAATGAGGGAAAGGGCTGATCTCTTAAAGGGATTAAGCTGTCCCTCCTGTAGCTTAAGATTGTatatgttagattttttttttttttttttttttttttttttttttttttttttttcagcgaTATTCGATTCTCCTATATATTTCCATAGTTTCCTTAGATCTATATTTGATTTAGGTACTTGATGAcaacttggattttttttttttttccccaaagaaAACCATGTGTGATATTGAACATTAGCAAACCAAGTACTACATTGCagatttttagttaaaaataattatcaacaactagcctctaagcacgcgtgcttagaggctcttctattttttgggtaaggattaataatttgtataaattataatttgggattcatatatttttcaatcacaaaaaaatctaagGGTATAATGAGTGTTAAGCATTTGTGATGAGTTTACTATTAATTCCACTATAAAATCAACCAAAGGAGTCTAAAGGTACTTTGCAATTGGTATCAAAACAAGGTTAACTTAGTTTAGGATTTATTTCCTGAGTGTGACCATTGACTCCATTGATCTTTCCTTGACAATCTTGTTGCTCTACGATGGCTGCAATAGTGCCTACTGAACAATgtgcatgagagctttcttcaAATCCATTGATGATAAATTTTGGCTCTTTGTCAACAAATGCTAAACCGCTACAGCTCCTAGTGATCAGTGGTCCACTGAGTAACTAATTGCAACTAACCTAAATAGCAAAGGTCTTAATACAATATTCATTGCTATCTCTCAAGAAGAGATTAGGAGAACCTTTAGTGTAGAGAGGGCGAATAAagcaaaaactcaaaacttcaGATGAAATTGAGAATTCTAGGTTTGAAGAGATTAGAATGGCTGATGATGAAACTTTCAACGAATTCTATGCAAACTAAATGATATTGagaattcaagtttcaacttaGGAGATAAAATCGTTGAACCTAAGATTGCAGGGAAGATTATGAGATCTTTAAACAAGAGGTTTCATCCTCAGGTATGACCATAGAAGAGAGTAAGGACCTAGATTCTATAAAGGTTGAGGAATTATTACAAACATATGAGCCTACCAACCTCAGACAAGTAAAACAAGTCGATGGCCTTAAAAGAGGATACTGATTCTTCTAGGGATGATCGTATGAGCAACAAATAACCTTCCTTGCTAAACAATTTAGGAGATTTATGAAGAATTCTAGGAATAGAGGCAAGAgaaaacttctaaaaaatatGAACCTTCTAAGAATGAATCCAAAGAGAAGTTAAATGCTAAAAAGGATAAGaatgttcaatcttttgttcCATGATATCAGGAGTTCCAATAGCTTAGCAAATTATCGACACACGCATTAGCTCAGCAAGTCCACTTAAAGAAATCAGAATTACTAAGTAATTCGAATATCCGAATATAGAAACCCACATTTTGAGAAGGAAATCCACATAACCTAAAAATAAGGTTTAGTGGGAATCTCTATGCCCTTAAGTATAAGGATTCCTTTGAGTTATTTACAACAAAATacgggaatattttatatcctAAGTGGATtcctaaaatccaaaaagacTATCCCGAAACGAAATAATTTGTAAGTGGAGTATGATCATACAacttgaaatattaaatatatttattacttTGGTATGAAAATACAATTCTTATTTAGATTTTAATGATAATATAACAtgattcacttatttttttatatatataaaaataaaaaaaataaaaaataaaaatcaaatttacatTCATTAGTTTTCAAGCAACGCTTTAAGATTGTAGGGTCCTGTGATATTTGGAGTTCCATTCCACATTAGCTCAGCAAATTGTTGGTTGGCCTTTTCGGAGGGATGAATGGAGTCAAAGAACACATATTCACTAACATTATGACATAATTTGTATTCTTTGACAGATCTCTTCCCTCCACAACTAAAAATTCCTCTATATGGACCGGTTCCAAAACATGCAATCTTGCTTATCTTGAAaccttcaccaaaaaaaaaaaaaaaatagagaatgtTTTAGTTTATAGAGCTAAGATGACAAACTATAAGAGTACTCATATCAGTGtatgtataatagaaaaagttatgaaatttacataattttgttcaaaaacTCCCCACGTTAGTTCTTCCATAACACTGTTGATTTACATTTTTGCTATAGTAACTAAGCaaatatgcacggttactgtagctttgtatctcaatattttatcaatttctcatttcatctctctccctctctattCTTTGCTTCTTTGTCTCTCTTGCATAAATGCAGTCTCCACGGCAACCCACCACCAACCagcccccaccaccaccacaactcacaaccccttacaaaatttgatattatcACAAAACCAAATCAACCCATCAACTAGAAAACCCAAATCATCAAATCCAATGGCAGCTCAAACCCATCAACCCAAACCTAAAATCAAATCCCATGTAGCACAAAAAACTATACAATGGAAGAAGCAGCAACAATGgaagaaagaataagaagaataagaagCAGCAGcagtggaagaagaagaagaagcaggggcagaagaagaggaaaaagtggcaaaagagaaagaagcGGCAGGTGTTTTGGAAGAAGAAGCGGTGGCTGAATtttgggaagaagaagatgaagcagCAACAATAGATCTAGGTTTGGGACGAGAGAGATTTGATGGAGGTGAGAGGCGATACCCAATGGATTTGTTTGATTGAAGGGATGGAAAAGTAAGATGACAGAAAATGATGGGAGAATAGAAAAGTAGGaggattgaaaatattttgatttctGTCCTTTTTGTTGGttaggagtggaaaagtggaggtgtgaaaaaaagtgagtttatatcaatttactcatataccatTGATAGAAAATGATACCCAAAAAGTGacaagcaaaaaacaaaaaaagaaatggaatcatctaaatttattaaaaagtaaaaatcatgTCCTGAAAATAAAatgtctagttaaaaaaaaaaaaagaaaagaaaaaaagacaaagtaAACAAAGTACCACACCACAGCTCAGtaaatcaaaagaagaagaaaaaaggaaaaaataaaataaaaagaaggcaACGTCCCAAGAAagttaaaatgataataataataataaattcggGTGAAACCCATGTGCACTGCTCAGGTAAAGCAACTAAGAGAAAAAAAGGGCAAATAATTGGTAATTTCGTCATTTATTCTCAAATTTCTCTCTACCCAATTTTTTATCCATTTTGGGATGAAAACTTTATGGGGCCCGGGATTCTCTCCTCcccttccaaccaaacatattccaaaaagtttttcatcctcattttctctctctctctctctcttttttaatttttttccttcctccctAAAATCCATTCTACCAAACATACACAAagagtggagagagagaaacgtgttattataaatgaaaataataataataaattattatttaaataaaataggttGTATAATAAACAATCTGATGTGGATGTTTTTACAAAGtaattgtgtaaaatagaaaaagtatgcTCTTATGCTAAATTAAACATGAAATTTTAGCTAGattgatgctaatgctctaacaataataaaatacattacacactaaataaaattattgacaTACCATATTTTGAAGGGTTATTTAGAGTTTCACTTAGAGAAGTGTAGGTATCCGCTATTGAATATTTGAATCCATCGAGCTGATTTTCTACCTTCCGCAAGGATTTCGAAAGTGCTTCATTGTGCAATTTTGCTAGTGTTGAAAGTTCCTGAATGCATGCACCTGTGTTATTCGGACTTTGTGCTCTTGCAATTGGCAAACAGCCCAATGGTGCCAAGTTTGGAATCGCAAATTTCCTTCCACCTTTCTTATATATTTCCTAACACATCAAGATATGGTTATTTAGTATAACAAATTTTTGCgaatataaaaaacaagaattaaatAGAATGACAATTTATTTTGAATGTTGAATGTTATTACTTTTGTGGGGGATTTTCCTCCGCAAGGAGTTTGTCCTCTTTGGGGAGCTAGGCCCGCAAGGTTTTGTTCTCGTCCATGTGCtgagtagtggtacactcatggtcgctccagaagcttataaaccatgagtgggGCGCATCTctaaccgatgtgggactcatgcGGTTGGTACGCGAGGACAAAGTCCTTGGCTGCCCCCTAGCCCTACACTCGGGGATGAGAACAAAACCTTGCGGGCCTGGCTCCCCAAAGAGGACAAACAGCTTGCGGGGGAAAATCCCCCACAACTTTTATCACACTTGTTAAGTTGCTGATCACTATATCTACGTATCCTTCCGGAGAGTAGGTTTGAAGAGCACTGGAATTTGAGGTGGCAAGAACAAAATAATCATTGCTGCCAATGCTAATTAAGTAAACTGCTCTCGccaataattttttggtttcttcATGTCCTAGTTTTGTCCTCAACGGCTTCGCCAATTTCTTGAAATAATGTAGTTGAGTTTTTAGGTCAATCACCTGCcccaaaaattaaaggaaaagaagattagGAAAATATGGCCTACTCGAGCATTTGAAATTTGGATAATATGTTATTGCAAGCACACTATTGCAACATGAGTTATTGCTAGAGGTGCGGTCTTCATCCAATACACGAGCATTGGACAAGAGCCGACATGTATCATGTCATCGTCACCTACAATTTACCAAAGTATTAGAGGGAAGCCAAAAACCTCTAGTTCGCAGCCATATGATTTGCATACCTCACTATTAATCAATCAGATAATTTAGATAAAGCTCTATTGCCAATGCAAATTTCAAGCCTATctatcatttatatatttatttctttattaagcATGACATGATCAATTTCACGAAACATTTAATTAAGCTTccaattttcatctaaaaaaaaaaaaaaagctgcatAATTAACAATACTGATAGTCATTGGACAAAATGAGATCTCCTTGTCCTATTAATAAGGATTAGAGACTGAAATTTCAATATTGTCAGTAttgtacatgtgtgtgtgtatatatacacacatttgATGTAAAAGATACATACAAATCCTTGGTTAGTTTCGGCAAGAGCCCCAACTCCATCAGAAGCAAAGTTTGTCCCATCAGTATATTGATGATAACCGGGATATAGAAGTGGCGTAATGAATGGCAACTTTGCAAACTCAGctgtaataaaatttcaacaattaaTGTACTaacaattcaaattcttaagaaagaagaagaaagaaagtaagATTAATAGCATTTTACCAATAAAATCTGGGATTAGACGTCCATTAGAAAATCTTCCAGTGGGGTAGTTGAAGAAGGTCTCCCCATACGGTCCATAATTTGCTAGGTTATCAGTGGTGGTGTTGATATAGTCATTGTTTCCAGCATCGAATAATGAATCCCCAAAGATGAATAGGGCAACATGTTTTGGCAGGCATATGTGACCAAGACCATTGGTTGGGGTAAGACAGGctacaaacaaaaccaaaaaacagaAATGGAACCTGAAACTCGCCATGTTACAAACCTCGTTCACTTTTGTTCTCGTTAGT of Quercus lobata isolate SW786 chromosome 8, ValleyOak3.0 Primary Assembly, whole genome shotgun sequence contains these proteins:
- the LOC115957695 gene encoding GDSL esterase/lipase 1-like translates to MASFRFHFCFLVLFVACLTPTNGLGHICLPKHVALFIFGDSLFDAGNNDYINTTTDNLANYGPYGETFFNYPTGRFSNGRLIPDFIAEFAKLPFITPLLYPGYHQYTDGTNFASDGVGALAETNQGFVIDLKTQLHYFKKLAKPLRTKLGHEETKKLLARAVYLISIGSNDYFVLATSNSSALQTYSPEGYVDIVISNLTSVIKEIYKKGGRKFAIPNLAPLGCLPIARAQSPNNTGACIQELSTLAKLHNEALSKSLRKVENQLDGFKYSIADTYTSLSETLNNPSKYGFKISKIACFGTGPYRGIFSCGGKRSVKEYKLCHNVSEYVFFDSIHPSEKANQQFAELMWNGTPNITGPYNLKALLEN